The sequence below is a genomic window from Salvelinus namaycush isolate Seneca unplaced genomic scaffold, SaNama_1.0 Scaffold2967, whole genome shotgun sequence.
cagacacagacacagacggagagagagacacagacggagagagagacacagacggagagagagacacagacggagagagagacacagacggagagagagacacagacggagagagagacacagacggagagagagacacagacggagagagagacacagacggagagagagacacagacggagagagagacagacacacacagagacagacacacacagagacagacacacacacagacctaagGCTCTTGCTGTGTGTGTTCCAGGGCTAAGCAGGACTCTGCAGAGGGAGACCCCTCCACCTGTAAAAACAACAGCTACAATAACCCCGCCTACTACATCCTGGAAGGCGTTCCTAACCAATCAGCTGCCACCCTGTCCTCGGagctcctcccctccccctgctCCCCCCCAGCCGGTAAGGCACCCCTGTCTGGAGAGGGCAGGGGGAGGCACTCCTCAGGGTCCTCCCACCCCCGCAGGCACACGGCTGGACACCCTGTCCGGCCCATCAGTGAGGAGGGGTCCTCGGAGGATGATGGGATTGCAGTGGTGGGGGTGGTGTCAGGTGGAGGAGCGGGAGGCACACTGAACCGTCCTCCTCCTGacttcccccctccccccctcccgaaAGGAGCACTGGAGATGGCCAACACCCCCTTCTCTAAACCCCGCCCCCTGTACCCCGACCTGGCCGAGGTGAAGATCCCCGCAGCCAATCCCAGTCCTGCCTTCGTCCTGGGGGAGGACTTTAGGAGGGGAGGCCCCGGGGGGCTGGACGACCAATCATGTTCGGTGCTGCAGATGGCGAAGACACTGAGTGAGAGCGAGTACCCCCCTCCTCCCCGTGCCCCCTCTGCACCCTCCCACCTCAGAGGCCAGGGGTTGGGGGACGCCTGTCGCACCTTCCCTCCCCGAGCCCCCATCACTGAGAGCATCGCTGAAGACCTACCAGAAGAAGTGAGATGTttgtgggtgggagggagggagggagggagggggggtgggcgggcgggcgggagggagggagggagggcgatagggagggagggagggagggcgatagggagggagggagggggtactATGAATAAAAGGCAAACAGAACTGTTCATGTTGTTGTTAGGTTATTATGATGTATTAATGAAAAGCTTCTCCagtgttaaagtgtgtgtgtgtgtgtgtgtgtgtgtgtgtgtgtgtgtgtgtgtgtgtgtgtgtgtgtgtgtgtgtgtgtgtgtgtgtgtgtaggcgctGTGGGGAAGCAGTAGCTCGTCTCTCTCCGTGGGGGAGTCGTCTGTGGGCGAGTGGCTACAGAGACTAGGGCTGGACCGCTATGAGGAAGGTCTGCTACACAACGGCTGGGACGACCTGGAATTCCTCaggtacacagacacactgggtgtttctcaatacgcatactaccgtgctccacACTCCCATGCTCCAAGTGCATTCTCCCAGGAAGTTCTCTTGAGTCCATTCTTGTGAGGACAAGAGTGGGGAGAACACATTAAACATTACATTTGAGAAGTACTCACACCACCCTTACTGTGTTACCTCACATGCCAcctccccattcactgaaccttcttccagccaggacaatgaTGACAATGGGCGAAACAAGATACACACAAAGCAAATGTTTTACTTCCTAATTATCAGCtagatatacagtggcttgcgaaagtattcaccccccttggcatttttcctattttgttgccttacaacctggaattccaatagatttttggggggtttgtatcatttgatttacacaacatgcctaccactttgaagatgcaaaatattttttattgtgaaacaagcaagaaataagacaaaaaaacagaatttGAGCGTGCATGGACTAGGCCATTCCAACCCCTCGTGTGTTGCTTTAGCAGCATGCTTAggggcattgtcctgctggaaggggaacctccgtcccagtctgaaatctctggaagactgaaacaggtttccctcaagaatttccctgtatttagcgccatccatcattccttaaattctgaccagtttcctgtccctgccgatgaaaaacatccccacagcatgatgctaccaccaccatgcttcactgtggggatggtgttctcggggggATGGGAGGTGTTGGGATTGTGCCAGACGtcgtgttttccttgatggccaaaaaggtCAATTTTAGTCTTATCTGACTAGATTACCTTCTTCTATATGtgtggggagtctcccacatgccttttggcgaacaccaaacatgttttctTATAGATTACAACGATTCACTGTATGTGTAATTGTAATCTAGATAGCCATCTAGCTAGTTAAACAGGCAGAAATGACCATAAAACGAATGTTATGCAAGGTACAGTAGATGCCAATTCTTTATTGGTAGCTACTTAGCAAGTCTtcatggttagctagctagccagtcagccCTATTGACATACTATGGACTTacccattcactgaaccttccatcaggacaatggCAATAGAGATTAAACAATATATACACAAAGCAAACGTTTTACTTCATAACTATCAGCTAGCTATATGTGAATCGTATTAATATCGCTAACCAGATAGTATAACAGGCAAAAATTACCTAACACGAACATTATCCAAGGTAGATGTCAATTCTTCATAGGTAGCAAGCTAACAATTATTTGTGACTATCTGGCTAACTAACAGTAGTATCTAGGCAGTTAGCTCTATTGACTTACTATGGGCTTACAACCTACGCACACTACAGTGGGTATTGTAAGCAGCTAACCATACCAAAATTAACACAGCATGTATTTATTAAGGTATCTAGATAAAATATTGTAGTCACGCTTATGAGATGTGAATAGGCAACATTTCATTCCGAAGTCGGAGTGTATTTTCTCTCGCTTCAGCTCAAATAATGGGCGCCATTGATTTCACTAAAATTTGCATAATATCTTACGTGGTTGCGTCATATTTCTTTGAATACTTTCCGTTGAAGCTTGCATCAAAATATTTACAAACAGAGATCGCATTTGAGAAGTGTCCTCCGTGCTCCGTTTCAGatactttgatttggactcataCTCCGACCCTCCCGTGCTGCAATTTGCGTGCTCTGAGTACggtagtatgcattttgagaaacacacacacacacacacacagtcaatcaTGAAACATGTCACTTCATGAATCTCATCCAATCATGTTCCTCCTCAGTGACATCACAGAGGAGGACCTAGAGGAGGCAGGCATTCTAGACCCCGCCCACAAGAGGATTCTGCTGGAGAGCCTGAGACAGCAGAAGCAGCAGAAGTGAGCTGAACCGGTCCATGCTGAGCTGAGACGTGCTAATCCATGCCAGACTGTGCCTTCTGAGAGAAATTGCACTCCATTATACTTTCTGTTGACCAACAGATTTTTCGAACGTCCTTTTTTAGATGTATTGTACTGTGTAAGTGTCTTTATGTTAATGTAACTGTGGCTGTTGTGTTAGCCAGCCTTATTTAAACAGTAGAAACATTTCAGTCCTTTGGACCTCTACCCTGCCACCTGCATAACAGACCCCATTCCTCTCACCCCACCCCTttcctctcaccccccccctttcctctcaCCCCGCCCCTTTCCTCTCACCCCGCCCCTTCCCTCGTCCTGAGAAACCATTCTGCTCCTGGGATGTAGaagacattgtgacatcatcaggCTGCGACTTCTTCAGGCTTGCCTCAGCTAGAAAAACAGCTTGGTAGAACTGAGTTTATTATTGTTTTTATTCCGCTCATGAATATGATTATTAATGACTATCTGTTCATTGgttcagtgttttttttttttgtgtgtgttttatgtttttGAGATAAAGGGAATGTAGCGAACCACACCAACACTGAGACCTTCCTCTGTCAGTTTAACTGAACCTTTTGTTGAGCCGTGCTGGGCTCCAAGGCCCCTTTCAGTAGCACAGACTGCAGTACCCATCATGCAGTTGTCCATGTACTAATTAGTGTTTAATTGATGCTGAGCCAGCCTGAACACAGTGGGTCCCCAGGATCCTTACTGAGAAACACTGCCACACATCACACGCTGCTGGTTGTTCTTTTCACCACATGGTGgtgctgttgtcctggcaacCTCAGTAGGACCACAGATAAGAAACTGAAGACACACCAAGTGATATAAAGGACTGTTTTTAACATTATACATTAACATTCATGAAGTTGTTTTATATAAATGTATATGTTGACGTTATTTTactgttgtaaaaaaaaaaaaaatgactgtTGCACAATGAGAGGAAACAGGAGAAATGTGAGTGAATGTCGTGTTAATCTGATGTTATCACCTTTAGCCCTATAGCATAGTGGCCCCTCCCATCCCGTCTCCTATACCCCCCTCTCTCATTCCTTCTCCTATACCTTTTCCTATACCCCCCTCTCTCATTCCTTCTCCTATACCCCCCTCTCTCATTCCTTCTCCTATACCCCCCTCTCATTCCTTCTCCTAAACCCCCCCTCTCCCATCCCTTCTCCtatacccctcctctcccattccTTCTCCTATGCCCCCTCTCTCATTCCTTCTCCTGTACCCCCTCTCTCATTCCTTCTCCCGTACCCCCCCTCTTCCATCCCTTCTCCtatacccctcctctcccattccTTCTCCTATACCCCCCTCTCTCATACCTTCTCCTATACCCCCCTCTCTCATTCCTTCTCCTATACCTTCTCCTATACCCCCCTCTCTCATTCCTTCTCCTATACCCCCCTCTCTCATACCTTCTCCTATACCCCCCTCTCTCATTCCTTCTCCTATACCCCCCTCTCTCATACGTTCTCCTATACCCCCCTCTCATTCCTTCTCCTATACCCCCCTCTCTCATACCTTCTCCTATACCCCCCTCTCTCATTCCTTCTCCTATACCCCCCTCTCTCATTCCTTCTCCTATACCCCCCTCTCTCATTCCTTCTCCTataccccccctctctcattccttctcctataccccccctctctcatcccttctcCTATGCCCCCCCTCTCCCATTCCTTCTCCCGTATCCCAGTGCCTTCTATACCCCCCCAGTGACTTTGATGCCAAGTTAGATTCTTTCCTTATGAGAGTGTTGATTCGTCCACTCCTCCCTAGTCAAGCTCTACCCAGCCCTGCCAACTCCACCTCGCCATAACActgttctcctgctgttctcTGTAGGTTATTTCCTGTGGAGCTTGTCTGTTTCGAGCTCCAGTCTGGTCTTTCTCTGGTTGTAACAGTGGAACCATTGATCTCTTGTTATCGTTGTTTTTTTTCAGCAAATAAAAAGCTAATATTTAACCCGCCAACACTGTTTCTCTCTGCACTATAACTGACCACATGTATGTGTTAAATGGAAATACCTACAAGGGGACAAGGAAGAACAATGATTAAAATA
It includes:
- the LOC120039735 gene encoding phosphatidylinositol 3,4,5-trisphosphate 5-phosphatase 2A-like, with translation MANTPFSKPRPLYPDLAEVKIPAANPSPAFVLGEDFRRGGPGGLDDQSCSVLQMAKTLSESEYPPPPRAPSAPSHLRGQGLGDACRTFPPRAPITESIAEDLPEEALWGSSSSSLSVGESSVGEWLQRLGLDRYEEGLLHNGWDDLEFLSDITEEDLEEAGILDPAHKRILLESLRQQKQQK